Proteins encoded in a region of the Flavobacterium sp. MDT1-60 genome:
- a CDS encoding glycoside hydrolase family 65 protein, which translates to MNQDYIKPDNWSIIEEGFDVERVKSSESLFSIGNGAMGQRANFEETYSGETFQGSYIAGIYYPDKTKVGWWKNGYPKYFAKVLNAPNWIGIDVKINEENLDLNTCTEVKNFRRELNMKEGWYNRSFEATLKNGTEIAVNIRRFLSLDLDEAGIIKYEITPLNKDAKIVYKPYIDAGVTNEDANWEEKFWEPLEVKKGANEAFVTAQTFKTHFKVTTFMHNTIFANGENVNISPSTIDSTSDKIQFTYGTIIAKGQTSSIQKIGGYTVSLNHENTLAAAEKTIKAAVNLGYNTLLQNQIDAWSKIWEMSDITIDGDVKAQQGIRFNIFQLNQTYLGKDSRLNIGPKGFTGEKYGGSTYWDTEAYCIPFYMATKDQQVARNLLTYRFNQLDKAIENAKDNLGFKNGAALYPMVTMNGEECHNEWEITHEEIHRNGAIAFAIFNYYRYTGDYSYIPEKGLEVLIGIARFWHQRASFSKEKNQYVILGVTGPNEYENNINNNFYTNYIAKWCIDYASEQISKVGLEYPADHKRILEKVSLSANEIQEWKKVANNMYFPTSKELGIYLQQDGFLDKDLVPVKDLDRSQRPINQKWSWDRVLRSPYIKQADVLQCFYFFEDHFSKEELERNFDFYESFTVHESSLSPCVHSIQAAHLDKMDMAYTFYLRTSRLDLDDYNKEVEEGCHITSMAGTWMSIVEGFGGMRVKNDQLHFAPKIPKEWKGYSFKINFRNQILKVAVNHNETTFTVDGDQDLTIVVNGKPEIASKFVQID; encoded by the coding sequence ATGAATCAAGATTATATAAAACCAGACAATTGGTCCATCATAGAAGAAGGATTTGATGTTGAAAGAGTAAAATCGTCTGAGAGTCTTTTCAGTATCGGAAACGGTGCTATGGGACAACGTGCCAATTTTGAAGAAACTTACTCTGGCGAAACTTTTCAGGGAAGTTATATCGCCGGAATTTATTATCCGGACAAAACGAAAGTGGGCTGGTGGAAAAACGGCTATCCAAAATATTTTGCGAAAGTATTAAACGCTCCAAACTGGATTGGAATTGACGTTAAAATCAACGAAGAAAACTTAGATTTAAATACTTGTACAGAGGTGAAAAACTTCCGTAGAGAATTGAATATGAAAGAAGGATGGTACAATCGTTCTTTTGAAGCGACATTAAAAAACGGAACTGAAATTGCCGTAAATATTCGCCGTTTTCTTTCTTTGGATTTGGATGAAGCCGGAATTATCAAATATGAAATTACGCCTTTAAACAAAGATGCCAAAATTGTTTACAAACCATATATTGATGCAGGTGTTACGAATGAAGATGCCAACTGGGAAGAAAAATTCTGGGAACCCCTTGAAGTAAAAAAAGGGGCAAACGAGGCTTTTGTAACGGCGCAGACTTTTAAAACGCATTTTAAGGTTACGACTTTCATGCACAATACAATTTTTGCAAACGGAGAAAACGTAAACATTTCGCCTTCAACAATCGACTCCACTTCTGATAAAATTCAGTTTACTTACGGAACCATTATCGCAAAAGGGCAAACCTCATCCATTCAAAAAATTGGTGGTTATACGGTTTCTTTAAATCACGAAAATACTTTGGCTGCAGCCGAAAAAACAATTAAAGCTGCCGTTAATTTAGGATATAATACTTTACTTCAAAATCAAATTGACGCCTGGAGTAAAATCTGGGAAATGTCAGATATTACAATTGATGGCGACGTAAAAGCACAACAGGGAATTCGTTTCAACATTTTCCAATTAAATCAAACGTATTTAGGAAAAGACAGCCGATTGAACATTGGGCCAAAAGGTTTTACCGGAGAAAAATACGGCGGATCTACTTATTGGGACACTGAAGCCTATTGTATTCCGTTTTACATGGCGACAAAAGATCAGCAGGTTGCGAGAAACTTATTGACATACCGTTTCAATCAATTGGATAAAGCGATTGAAAATGCGAAGGACAATTTAGGATTCAAAAATGGAGCAGCGCTGTATCCAATGGTTACCATGAATGGTGAAGAATGCCACAACGAATGGGAAATCACGCATGAGGAAATTCACAGAAATGGTGCGATTGCTTTTGCGATTTTCAACTACTATCGTTACACGGGAGATTACTCTTATATTCCTGAGAAAGGTTTAGAAGTTTTAATTGGGATTGCACGTTTCTGGCACCAAAGAGCTTCTTTCTCTAAAGAAAAAAATCAATACGTGATTTTGGGCGTTACGGGTCCAAATGAATATGAGAATAACATCAACAATAATTTTTATACTAATTATATTGCAAAATGGTGTATCGATTACGCATCGGAACAAATTTCTAAAGTTGGTTTAGAATATCCTGCAGATCACAAACGTATCTTGGAAAAAGTAAGCCTTTCGGCGAATGAAATTCAGGAATGGAAAAAAGTAGCTAACAATATGTATTTTCCAACTTCAAAAGAATTGGGTATTTATTTACAGCAAGACGGTTTCTTAGACAAAGATTTAGTTCCGGTAAAAGATTTAGATCGTTCACAAAGACCAATCAATCAAAAATGGTCATGGGATCGCGTTTTACGTTCTCCTTATATCAAACAAGCCGATGTTTTACAATGTTTCTACTTCTTCGAAGATCATTTTTCTAAAGAAGAATTAGAACGCAATTTCGATTTTTATGAATCGTTTACGGTTCACGAAAGTTCGCTTTCGCCTTGTGTTCACTCAATTCAGGCTGCACATTTAGATAAAATGGATATGGCTTATACATTCTATTTAAGAACTTCTCGTCTGGATTTGGATGATTATAATAAAGAAGTAGAAGAAGGTTGTCACATTACTTCGATGGCCGGAACCTGGATGAGTATTGTAGAAGGTTTTGGAGGAATGCGTGTTAAAAATGACCAGCTTCATTTTGCTCCAAAAATTCCAAAAGAATGGAAAGGCTATTCGTTTAAAATTAATTTCAGAAATCAAATTCTGAAAGTAGCTGTAAATCACAATGAAACAACTTTTACCGTAGACGGCGATCAGGATTTAACAATTGTGGTCAATGGAAAACCCGAAATCGCAAGTAAATTTGTACAAATTGATTAA